Below is a genomic region from Erigeron canadensis isolate Cc75 chromosome 7, C_canadensis_v1, whole genome shotgun sequence.
aatcttgattttaatgatCTTACGGGATACCATCCTCGAAACTGTGATAAGTTTTACCATCTTATACCTCTACTTGGAAATTACGTTAAAACATCAAATTACGTAAAGATTCCAGTCTTATCCCTTCAAGTCACATTATTTCCAAATAGTGGTTTTTCGCTTGTGGTGACTTCGCATCATTGCCTTACTGATGCTAGCACCCTTTTTTGTTTCATGAATGCGTGGGCATCGATTGCTAAATGTGGTTCAGATGAGTCCTTTTTAGCAAATGGGAATCTACCATTTTTCGGAAGAGTAGTAGTGAATGACCCGgaaagagataaatcatctctAATGATGGCAAAAGTTGAAACACTTTTCGATAAAGAGTACTATCAACCCCCAAAGCTATCTGGCCCAAGTGATAAAGTCCGTGGATCGTTCGTGTTAACACGGACTTTCATAGATCAGTTGAAGAACTCGGTTTCAACCATACTCCCAACATTACCATACGTATCATCTTTTACTGTAATATGTGCTCATATATGGTGTTGCCTTGCAAAGACGTTCAACGAAGATGGACGACAAGGATTTATGTTCGGAGTGGATGCTAGGAGACGTTTGGATCCACCTATTCCAACATCCTATGTTGGTAATTGTATTGTTGATAATATGACGATTGCAAAAGGCACCCTTTTAACCGGAAATGAAGGGTTCGTTACTGCTGCGAAATTAATAGGAGAAAACCTACATAAAATGTTGACGGGTAAACATGATATTCTTGCAAATAAATTGATAGGAGAAAAACTACATGAAATGGCAACCGATAAAGATGGATGGCCAAAAAGACTAGTAGTCGTAGCCGGGACACCAAAAGTAAGATACTATGACTTGGATTTCGGATGGGGGAAACCAGAAAAGCTTGAAAAACTTACATTGGACCATTTTTTCGTCTATGGTGGACTCGCCGTATCTATGGATGGCGGCAAACTCAACCAAGATGTAGAGATAGGCGTTCGCCTTACGGCTACCCAAATGGAAACTTTTGCTTTCGAGTTCAACAAAGCGCCCGAAGCATAAATTTAAGGTTGTAGTATCTGGGGATGTAAgtaattaacttatatattttttctataaaaggGTGTATCATCTGTGTGAatttaactttcatttggttcattgtatgtaatcaacccgtcaaattgaacgattaatgtaaaagtgtatacatgacacaccatatgagctgccacgtagaagtttttgattggtcaaccttaaaattttacattaattgttCAAATTTAGCAGGTTAGTTGCATACAATGAatcaaatgaaagttacattcatacaatagaaaaaattgtaaaagttacttacacttccAGATCATACTTATCCCTAAATTTAAGACCTATCGAATTACTATACTTTAGGTTGTTTAATTGTTGTCTTGAATAAGTGGTATGCTTTACATACTAGGTTTACATACTAGGTTTGAGATGAATATTAATCGTGTGTATGCATATTTGGATGTCAATGTTCATCAATAAATTTCAGCATAATTTTTTAGTGAAAAATGTATGCATGTTTTAGCATGTAAAAGTATCCAAATTCAAATCTATAGAGTGATGAGGATATTCTAATATCGATCTATAACCATATTATTATGAGAAAATCGTTACAATAGCCAATTTTCGTTGCGATCATACCAAAATAGCCAAGATTTttggattatcacaaaatagccaacaaaTAATGAAAATCGCAACTCGCAGTTCGCaacagtttgactttgacttttttttttttatactagtttattatattaaacatgaatacaaaacttcaaataagTTTGTCTTTTAATAATGTTTTCTACTAActattattatgtatgtttctctttattaagtttgtaatgtttcttatatatttgtgttgtaggttaatgttttgtgtgttttaatttcttaatgttttatattttaaataaatgttatgttttatttagttgtattgctttttaaaattaatgaaagtttagggtttatttgaagttttgtattcatgtctaatataataaactagtatcttaacaaaataaaaaaaaataaaaaagtcaaagtcaaactgttGCAACCTGCGAGTTGCGATTtccattttttgttgcgattttggcattttttgttgcgattttcattttttgttgcgattttgttggctattttATGATCTGAAAAACCTTGACTATTTTGGTACGATCGCAACGAAAATTGCCTATTGTCGCGATTTTctccattattattataaccATATTATTGTACTGTCAGTGTATTCTgccgcatatatatataatatagctTTAGTATCAAATGCTGCGGATGGCGATGGAGTGTCATGTCGCCTGACAACTACAAGtaatattttacatatttttatgacattaccgtgtgttttgtattgtttgTTCATATAGCTATTTTTATGTCATGTTACCGTGTGTTTCTATCGTCTAACTTAATCATGTCATATAGCCCATTGATGTTTACTTGGCATCGGTGTTTATCGCTTAAAAGTAGACATGAGAAAgtatgtttagttattaattttttaaaagttaatttggaagttttgtattattacaaattaaagCTTATGATGTGAGTTCGTTAGCCAAGTGTCTGCTGAAATGTAGACTTTTGTTAACACCTGCAAGACCAGATTGCAGGACATGGAAAGATATCAAGAAGCAATGGATATATAGTAGTATTAGGTTTGTGAGGGTTTGGCCTAGAGAAGTGGCTTAGTTACGCTACAGAGGACTTTGACGTGACAGGAAGAGTGGTAGGTAGATGGAGGTGGAAGTACGGAATTCCGAATGCGTTAGAGGAGCTTCCAGATAGAAGTAGTGGAATGCGATGGTAAGGCATATGGGTTTTAGATTAAGTAGACTTtttatttagactttggttctctgtGACCTTTCGTAGGGGTTTTTGGCCTTGAGTCGTGAGAGGCCTAAaccgaggggggaggttactcttgtgTTTGTTTCCCCCAAGATggctgtcggaggacatgaccaatgagagttTATCTAGAGGAGTAGGGGTTTAGGACTAGTTTATTGGTTTAGAAGAGCAGGTGAgaggattaggattaggatagATAGGTGGCCTAAGGTCCTTTTttccataggttgtttagaagtagTTACTGATTTGGCTCAGTCGGGATCTTTTcaggttttgtcatttcttatttacttgtatgtttgtcttgttgtttcccactacttgttcgagttacgtattagtttgctacttttatgttgtttaatatgtccaatatggttgctttcgtatttgtatttgtatttgtattgtcaaacatgtttctaagatatcggtaggacgcatgagtgataaacgttcgacccgcatagtagccggacccagTAGACAGGTATTCCTacttttcagattctcggcagaccagtatgattttctaaacatttctcattttccgtcttgcactcctttgtggccgaaggtccctatggaagcagtctctctacctttgtgtagaggtaagactgtctacagcttacctcccccataccccgcgcagggattgggtcctgttgttgttgttgtaataaTACGAGTTTGACTAGAACTGCTACCATGAAGGCAATAGCCAAAACTCAAAAGGAGTGCAGTGAAAGCGGCTCAACGGGTGCAAGTCCCGGTCTCCGAAGGGTGCCCCGACCTTGGTGTAGGAGAACTTCGAATCAACAGCAAGAAGTGATGATGGAAgttacacttatacttatatttCTGAAGTACAAGGCCTAAATTACAAGGCCttctttatttaaatttcattttgataATTGTTGGACTATATAACTGTATACATAGATGGTTTGTATAGTTGTAAGAAAACATTTATAATACagatttgattatatatatacgagcatggtaccctaAAAGTGCCGGAACGACTCTAGTGGTGCAAGCGAAGGTTTCAGTCTTGtccgcaatgcggcggcggtaacggcgacgacggtatagtggggttggtgacgcgtggtgatgacatcgacaattggtgtcgagtggtgtaagttgatgttaatataatagaactattttataagataaggacttaaaatgtaaattagc
It encodes:
- the LOC122608921 gene encoding malonyl-coenzyme A:anthocyanin 3-O-glucoside-6''-O-malonyltransferase-like, which gives rise to MSSISMLSVLENLHVSPTPDTISDSTSLPMTFMDIQHILTPPPHTALFFKLPLTKAEFIASIVPKLKHSLSITLGHFLPFAGNLIVYATNTTMPEILYVEGDYVKVTIAECNLDFNDLTGYHPRNCDKFYHLIPLLGNYVKTSNYVKIPVLSLQVTLFPNSGFSLVVTSHHCLTDASTLFCFMNAWASIAKCGSDESFLANGNLPFFGRVVVNDPERDKSSLMMAKVETLFDKEYYQPPKLSGPSDKVRGSFVLTRTFIDQLKNSVSTILPTLPYVSSFTVICAHIWCCLAKTFNEDGRQGFMFGVDARRRLDPPIPTSYVGNCIVDNMTIAKGTLLTGNEGFVTAAKLIGENLHKMLTGKHDILANKLIGEKLHEMATDKDGWPKRLVVVAGTPKVRYYDLDFGWGKPEKLEKLTLDHFFVYGGLAVSMDGGKLNQDVEIGVRLTATQMETFAFEFNKAPEA